The Desulfofundulus salinus genome includes the window TGCCGCCTCCGGCCCGCCGGGGGAGGAAAAAATAGCAGTGGTGACCACTGTCTATCCCCTTTACGATTTTGCCCGCCAGGTAGGAGGGGATAAGGTGGAGGTCACCAGGCTCTTGCCTGCCGGCGCGGAGCCCCACGACTGGGAACCGACGCCCAAAGATATGGTTACCCTTACCCGGGCAAAGGTTTTCATCTATAACGGCGCCGGCCTGGAACCCTGGGTCCAGCGGCAGCTGGGCATGCTTGCCGGAAAAGGGATAAAAGTGGTCGAGGCCAGCCGCGGCCTGGATCTTATTTCCGGCACCCCGGAGCACGGCCATGAACACCACAAGGGCGAGGAAAAGGCAGGGCCTGCCGGTGTGGATCCCCATGTCTGGCTGGATCCGGTGCTGGCACAGGAAATGGTGCGGCATATACGGGATGCCTTTATCGCCGTGGATCCAGACAACGCATCCTACTATAAATCCCGGGCCGAAGAGTATATGGCCAAACTCCAGGCTCTTGACCGGGAATACCGGGAAGCCGCGCAAAGCTTCAAGAGCCGGGAGTTCGTTACCTCCCACGCGGCCTTTGGCTATCTGGCCCGGCGTTACGGGCTGCAACAGGTTTCGGTGATGGGCCTTTCTCCCGAGAGCGAGCCCGATCCGGCCCGCATGCGCGAGATTGTGGCCTTTTGCCGGGAACACGGGGTGAAGTACATTTTCTTTGAAACCCTGGTTAGCTCTAAAATATCCGAAACCCTGGCTCAAGAGGTGGGGGCCCAAACGCTGGTGCTTAACCCCATTGAAGGCCTGACCCCGGAGGAAGAAAGCCGGGGAGAAAATTACCTTTCCATCATGAGGCAAAACCTGGCCAACTTAAAGATTGCCCTGGGGGGTAAATCATGAACCCTGTAGTGGAAGTAAAGGATCTTTCCTTCAGCTACGGTGAGGAAATGGTTCTCGAACATATTAACCTTACCGTGGCCAGGGGGGATTTTCTCGCCCTGATGGGCCCCAACGGTTCGGGCAAGACTACCCTGGTAAAGTTGATCCTGGGCTTGTTAAAGCCCCTTTCCGGGGAGGTCAGGCTTTTTGGCAGCCCCGTAAACCGCTTTCGCCAGTGGCACCGGGTTGGCTACGTGCCCCAGAAGGCCACCAGTTTTGATACCCGTTTTCCGGCCACGGTGGAAGAAGTGGTTCTTACCGGCCGTTTTGGCCTCCTGGGCCCGGGGCGCCGCCCGGGGAAGGACGACCGCCGGGCAGTGGAGGAAACCCTGGAACTGGTAGGGCTGGCCGGTGCCGGACACCGGACCGTTGGCAACCTTTCCGGCGGGCAACAGCAGCGGGTGTTTATTGCCCGGGCACTGGTGGGCAAGCCCGAATTGCTGGTGCTGGACGAACCGGTGGTGGGTTTGGACAGCCGGGCGCTTGATTCCTTTTATACTTTGCTGGAGCGCCTCAACCGGGATATGGGTATCACCCTGGTCACCGTGTCCCACGATACCGGCACCGTGGCCCGCCGGGTGGGCAAAGTGGCCTGCATCAACCGCTGCCTGATCTGCCACGGTGTCCCATCCCAGGTACTGACCACCGCCAACCTGACCCGTCTTTACGGGATACCGGTCCGGCGGGTAGTGCACGGCCACCAGACAACGCCGCACCTAAGAAGCTGACTCACAATAAAGAAGGGGATTCATTATGGGGGAAATTTTCTCATACGATTTTATGGTCCGGGCGCTACTGGCTGGTTTGGTGGTGGGCATCCTCTGCCCGGCGGCAGGCGTGTTTCTGGTCATGCGCCGGTACGCCTTTATGGCCGACACCCTGGCTCACGTATCCCTGGCCGGGGTGGCGCTGGGCATGATCCTGGGCATTTCCCCGTCCCTGACCACTCTGGCCGTGGCCCTGGCGGCCGCCCTGGGTATCGAACGCCTGCGGGCCGCCGGACGGTTGCACGGGGAGGCCGTCCTGGCCCTGATGATGAGCAGCGGCCTGGCCCTGGCCGTGGTCCTGATCAGCCTGGCACGGGGCTTTAACGTGGACATTATGGGCTACCTTTTCGGCAGCATTCTGACCGTAGGTCCCGGGGATTTACTCCTTATCATGGTGGTAGGGGCGGTAGTGCTGGGGTTACTGGCCTTTTTCTATAAAGAGTTGTTTTTTATCTCCTTTGACGGGGAATGCGCCCGGGTGGCCGGTTTGCCGGTGGACCGCCTGAATGTGCTCTTCATCCTGCTGGTGGCCCTGACCGTATCCGTAGCCGCCAGGGTGGTGGGGATTTTGCTGGTCAGCGCCCTGATGGTCATACCGGTGCTTACCGCCCAGCTGCTTTCCGGCAGTTTCCGGCGCCTTTTCTGGCTTTCCCTGGTCCTGGGTGTAACGGTTTGCTTCTGGGGCCTGGTCCTTTCCTACCACCTGGGCACGGCACCCGGCGGTTCCATTGTACTGCTGGCGGCAGCGTTTTTCGTCCTGGTCCAGGGCGGCACGGCCGTCTGGCGTGCCCGGCAGCGCCGCCGCCTGCTCACTGGATCGGAAGAAAAACTCCCCCTGGTGAAGCTGGGGGAGCGTACGTCCGGACCATGAATTCATGATTGTGTTTTCAGGCGATGGATGTTTTTCACTTCCGCCTCCATGCGGGAGAAAGGGCGGAGAACTATTTAATCACCAGCCGGCGCATCAGGTAGAGGGGCAGGGGAAACAGCACGGCGGTTAATGTCACCAGTCAGATGAAATCCCAGATTAAGCCGCTATGTACCTGGCCCAGCACCAGGCCGCGTGCCAGGTTGACCACGTGGTAAAGGGGGCTGGCCCAGGCCAGCGTTTGTATTATCCGGGGCAGGCCGCTCAAGGGGAAAAAGACGCCGGAAAAGAGAAAAAGGGGCGTCATGATCAGGGAGAAGAAGTAGTTGAAATTTTCCATGTTGGGCACCAGCCCCGTCCAGATCATGGAAAGAACGGCAAATAAAAGCCCCGCCACGGCCAGCACCGGGGGCACCAGCAGCGCCCAGGGCGAGGCCACCAGGCCCAGGGCCAGGATGACCACCAGGATCACCGAGCCGTAGAGGACACTTTTAAAAGTGCCGTACAGTATTTCGGCCACAATTACATCGTCTATGCTCACCGGGGTGGCCACCATGGCGTGAAAGGTTTTCTGGTATTCCATGCGCACAAAGGTGCCGTAGGTGCACTCGTAACTGGTGGCGAACATGGCCGAGGAGGCCACCAGGCCGGGGGCCAGGTAATGCAGGTAAGGCAGCCCTTCCATGGGTTTTACGTAGGCGCCCAGCCCCAGTCCCAGCGCCGCAATGTACAGGAGGGGTTCAAAGAAGTTAAATGAAAGGTTTGTTTTCCAGTTGCGGCTGAACACGATCAGGTGGCGGCGCAGCACCTGCCATACCAGGGGGGAAGTGTCAATCGACCTCAAGAATGCAACCCCCTTCCGGTGAGCTTTAAAAACACGTCCTCCAGGGTGGCGGGGCGCAGCAACAGGTGGGAAAAACGCACGGGCATGGACTGCAAAACCTTTAGCAGCGCCTGGCCGTTATCCCGGGGGAAAAGGAATAGGTTATCCCCCACCGCCAGGTGGTCCCGGAGCAGTTGTTTAGTCCGGCCCACAACCATTTTTATCGTATCATCGCAGTTGACCGCTGGCTGGAACTGTTCGGCGTACTCCATCCGGCCCAGGCCCACCTCCACCACTTCCCGCCCAATGTGTTTGGCCACCAGCCCGCCGGGATCCCCTTCCTCCAGGATTTCCCCTTTGTCCATGATTACCAGGCGGTCGCAGAGCTGGCTGGCCTCCTCCAGGTAATGGGTGGTCAGCAGCAGGGTCACCCCCCGCTCTTTCAGGCGGCGCAGGCGCTGCCAGACCAGGTGGCGCGCCTGGGGGTCGAGCCCGGTGGTGGGTTCGTCCAGGATCACCAGGTCGGGGTTATTGATCAGCGCCCGGGCGATGGTGAGGCGGCGTTTCATTCCCCCGGACAGGCGGTCCACCCGGTCTTGAGCCCGGTCGGCCAGGTCGAAAAACTCCAGCAGTTCCATGGCACGGGCGCGGGCAGTGGACGCCGGGATGCGGAAATAATTGGCGTAGACCAGCAGGTTTTGCATCACCTTTAAATCCGGGTCCAGGTTGTTTTCCTGGGGCACCACTCCCAGGCGGCTTTTTATTTCCCGGGACTTTTTTTGTACATCCATGCCCAGGACGGTGAGCCTCCCGGATGTAACGGGGGACAGGCAGTAGATCATGTTCACGGTAGTGGTTTTCCCCGCCCCGTTGGGGCCGAGAAAGCCGAAGCATTCCCGGGGCCGCACGCGAAAGTCGATGCCGCGTACGGCCACTTTACCGTTATATTCCTTGGTTAGTTTTTCAGCAACTATAACATCCATATCCATAAAACTTGAATGTCTCCCCTGCTGAATCAATCTTAACAATCCGGTCCGTTTCCTCCTCCGTATCTATTGTATTACAAAACAACTTTCCCATCCATTGGTTTTCCGTCTGTAAGGGTTGTATCTTTTGGGCGCCATTTTGTGGTATACTTTTTGTGGTATACTAACCGGCAAAGTTTCCAAAACGAAGGTGTTACCATGGAGCGATCGAAGAATCCGGCGGGGCGGACGGCGTACTGGCGGGTGGATCCTGCCAGACCCGATCCCGGGATCATGGCCCGGGCCGGGTTAATTTTGCGTCAGGGTGGGCTCGTGGCCTTTCCCACCGAAACGGTTTACGGCCTGGGAGCCAATGCCCTGGATGCCCTTGCCGTAGCCCGCATCTTTGAAGCCAAGGGGCGTCCCCAGGACAACCCCTTGATTGTCCACGTGGCCGACCGGGAAACGGTAGGCCGGCTGGCCTGCCGGGTGCCTGCCAGTGCCGGCAAGCTGATGGACGCTTTCTGGCCGGGTCCCCTTACGCTGGTGCTGCCTGCGGCGGATACTATTCCCCGGCAGGTGACGGCAGGGCTGGACAGCGTGGGCATACGCATGCCCGCTCACCCCGTGGCCCTGGCCCTGATTGCGGCCGCCGGGGTGCCGGTGGCGGCGCCTAGCGCCAACCTTTCCGGCCGCCCCAGCCCCACCACCGCCGAGCACGTTCTACAAGACCTGAACGGCCGGATTGAAGTCATCCTGGACGGCGGTCCCGCGGGGGTGGGTCTTGAGTCAACGGTACTGGATCTTACCGGGGATGTGCCCGTGATTCTCCGTCCCGGGGGTATAACTCGCGAGGAACTGGAAAAGGTTATTGGTGAGGTGCGGGTAGACCCGGGCATTGATGGCGTGCCCGACCGTGGTTCTCCTGCCGGCGAATTTCGCCCCCGTTCGCCGGGGATGAAGTACCGGCATTACGCCCCCCGGGCCCCCCTGGTGCTGGTGGAGGGGGAGCCGGAACGGGTGGCGGCCCGGTTGAAGGGACTGGCCGAAAGCTACCTATCCCGGGGCTGGCGGGTAGGTATTCTGGCCACTGCGGAAACAGCGGGAGAATACAAAGAGGGCCAGGTCGTGGTGGCAGGCTGGCGAAAAGATCCTGCCACCATCGCTTCCAGGCTTTTTGGCGCTTTACGCCGGTTTGATGAACTGGGGGTGGACATCATCCTGGCCGAGGGTATAGAGCCCCGGGGCATGGGGCTGGCCGTGATGAACCGCCTGCGGCGGGCCGCGGACAACCGCATTGAGCGGGTGTGAGGCTCACCGGAGCGAGCGAGAGCCAAAACAGGCCAGGTTAGAAATGGGGATAACTCAGTGTAGAAGGAGTTTTCTGGAGGCAACAGCGGTGAGTATTCCAACCTTGCTTTTGCTGGCGGTGGCCCTGGGCACCGATGCCTTTTCCCTGTGCCTGGGCATTGGAATGACCGGAGTCAGACGCCTGCAAATATTGCTCATTACTTTGACCGTGCTTCTTTTCCACATTGCCATGCCCCTTTTGGGCTTTCAAGCAGGGGAACTGGTGGGGGGGTTTTTGGGCCGCGCGGCCACCATAGCGGGAGCAGTGCTGCTCCTTTACCTGGGCCTGCGCATGATCAGGGAAGCCTTTAGCCGGGAAGAGCCGCGCATTGTTTTGCTGAACAACTGGGGGTTGTTTCTTTTGGGGGCCAGCGTAAGCATGGATGCCTTGAGTGTAGGTTTTACCCTGGGTACCCTGCGGACGCAGCTGCTTTTTACCGTGCTTACCTTCGGGCTGGTGGCCGGTCTCATGACCTTTTCCGGGTTGGTGCTGGGCCGCTACCTGGGGCATATAGTGGGGGAACGTGCGCGGCTTTTGGGCGGGCTGATCCTGGTGGGTATCGGGGTTAAGCTGTTTTTGTGAGTGTTGATAGCATTACCGGGAGGCGTGATCATGACCAGGAAAATACTCTTTGTGTGCACCGGCAACACCTGCAGGAGCAGTATGGCGGAGGCTCTGGCCAGGGACATGGTGGCCAGGAAGGGTTTGCAGGGGGAGATTGAAGTTGTTTCCGCGGGGATAGCCGCCCTGCCCGGTAGCGAGGCATCGCCGCAGGCCGTGGCGGTGATGGAGGAAATGGGCCTGGATTTGCGATCCCACCGGGCCACCCTGCTTACCCGCCGGGATGTGGAAGAGGCCGACCTGGTGCTGACCATGACTAAAAGCCACAAACAACTGATCCAGGAACAGGCGCCGGATCTGGCAGAAAAAATTTTTACCCTGGCCGAATACGCCGGCAGGGGTGGTGATGTCCCCGATCCCTTCGGCGGACCGGTGGATGTTTACCGCCAGTGTGCCGGCGAGCTGCGTTATCTGATCTCCCTGGCCCTGGACAGGCTGGCTGCCGAAAAAGCCGGGCCGGCACAAGCAAGCCCGGACCCCGGGGCGGCCCCGCCTTCCGGCGATCAAAAGACAGAACCCGGGCAGCCGGGGCCTGCATAAATTGAAGCAGGAAAATAGCGTTTTTTGTAGAAAGAAACTGGTTGTATTTCTTTTTTGGAGATAGGGGTGAAGTTGGTCCGTGCGGATTGCCCTGGCCGCCGATCACGGTGGCTTTCGCTTAAAGGAAGAGGTTATTTCTTTTTTACGGGAGAACGGCATTTCCTTTCATGATTTCGGCACCTATTCGGAAGAAGCAGTAGATTACCCCGATTTTGCCCTCCTGGTGGCCGAGGCCGTACGCAGCGGGGAATACCAGCTGGGCATCCTTTGCTGTGGTACGGGGATTGGGGTGGCCATTGCGGCCAACAAGGTGCCCGGCATCCGGGCGGCCCTTTGTCACGATACCTTTTCCGCCCGGGCTTCCCGGGAGCACAACGACGCCAATATCCTGACCATGGGCCAGCGGGTAATCGGCCCCGGGCTGGCCCGGGAGATCGTCCGGGTGTGGCTGGCTTCTGAATTTGCCGGCGGGCGCCACGCCCGGCGGGTGGCCAAGATCGCCGAGATTGAAAAGAAATACGGCGGGTGTACTGACCGTTAGCCGCAAAAGCACGTCGTGGGGGAGGAAACTGTATAACATGGAAATGAACAGATCATTAGCTGCAGTGGATCCTGAAATTGCCCGGGCAATTGAGCTGGAGCTGGGCCGCCAGCGCGATACCCTGGAACTGATCGCTTCGGAAAATGCCGCCAGCCGGGCGGTAATGGAGGCCCAGGGTTCAGTGCTGACCAACAAGTACGCTGAGGGTTATCCCGGGCGGCGTTATTACGGCGGCTGCCAGTTCGTGGATATTGCGGAGGAACTGGCAATTAACCGGGCGAAGGAACTCTTTGGTGCCGAGCATGTCAATGTGCAGCCCCACTCCGGTGCCCAGGCCAATATGGCGGTTTATTTCGCCCTGCTGGAACCGGGGGATACCATCCTGGGCATGAACCTGGCCCACGGCGGTCACCTCACCCACGGCAGCCCCTTGAATATGTCCGGGAAATACTTTCGGGTAGCTTTTTACGGGGTGGAAAAGGATACAGGCCTGATCAACTACGAGAAGGTTTTTGCCGCCGCCTTTGAACATAAGCCGAAGATCATCGTGGCCGGGGCCAGCGCCTACCCCCGGGCCATTGACTTTTATAAGTTTAAGGAAATTGCCGGGGAAGTGGGGGCCTACCTGATGGTGGACATGGCCCACATTGCCGGACTGGTGGCCGCCGGGGAGCACATGAACCCGGTGCCCTACGCCGATGTGGTGACCACCACCACCCATAAAACTCTGCGCGGCCCCCGGGGGGGCATGATTTTGTGCCGGGCTAAATACGCCGCGGCCATTGACAAGGCGGTTTTCCCGGGCATCCAGGGGGGGCCCCTGATGCACGTCATTGCCGCCAAGGCCGTGGCCCTCAAAGAGGCGCAGCAGCCGGAATTTAAGGAGTACCAGCGGCAGATCGTCAAAAACGCCCGTGCCCTGGCCCGGGCTCTGATGGACCGGGGCTTTGAACTGGTCAGCGGCGGCACCGATAACCACCTGATGCTGGTGGATTTGCGCAACAAGGGAGTTACCGGCCGTGAGGCGGAAACCGTCCTGGATTCCGTCGGCGTGACGGTGAACAAAAATGCCATTCCCTATGACCCGCAGCCCCCGGCGGTGGCCAGCGGGATACGCATCGGCACGCCGGCGGTGACCACCCGCGGCCTGAAGGAAGCGGATATGGAGACGGTGGCCGAAATCATCCACCTGGCTTTGAGTTTCCGGAATGACCCGGACCGCCTGAATCGGGTGCGTGAAATGGTGGCCGGGCTGTGCCGCCGGTACCCGCTGTATTAGGCGGGGCACTAAGAGAACAAAGGACCGGCGCCCCGCCGTTCCTGGAGACCGGAGGTGAGCAGCCCTGGTTAAAAGGCCTTCATTCGATGAGATTTATATGGAAGTGGTTGACGTTATTGCCCGGCGCTCCACCTGCCTGCGCAAAAAGGTGGGGGCCGTCATTGTGGTGGACCGGCGGATTATTTCCCACGGCTACAACGGGGTGGTCAGCGGAGCGGAGCACTGTATTGATACCGGCCAATGCCTGAAGGATCTGGCCGGCCGGGAAGACTACAAGCCCTGCGTCCACGCCGAGCAAAACGCCATCTGCCTTTGCGCCAAGCGCGGCCTGGCCGTGGGCGGCGGCACCATGTACGTGAACGCCGACATCTGCCTGACCTGCGCCAAGCTGATTGTCTCCTGCGCCCTGTCCCGGGTGGTGGTGCGCCGGGATTACCGGGGCACCGATGAGGGCATAGAATTCCTGCGCCGCCACGGCGTACAGGTGGAACTGTGGGAAAAGCCCTGATCTTTTTAGAACTGTTGTTTGGTTAATAGAATGATGTTTTAAAAAAACAGGAGTGAACGTCCATCGCCAAACGAAAGGCAGCCCTTTTCGATATCGGAGCCACCCTGATCACCGGACCGGAAGTGTCTCCAACAAAACAAATTGCCCGGCTGCTGGGACTGCCCCCGGGGCAGGACCGGCTGGTGGGGGATGTAATTATGTGCCGGGAGTTTGCCGGCCCCCGGGAAGTTTGCGCCGCCCTGGCTGAGGTGACCTCCCTGGACCGGCAGCAAGAGGAGGCCCTCACGCGCCTCTGGGTTGACCAGGAGAAGGCCGCGGTGGAAATACCGGGCGCGGCCAGGGCGGTCATGCGGGCCCGGGAACTGGGCTTTGCCGTGGGCCTGGTCTCGGACATCTGGGTTCCCTACTACCGGGCCTTTTTAGGTGCCTGTCCGGATATCGCCGCTCTGGTGGACTACGCCGCTTTGAGTTTTCGCGTTGGCAGGAAAAAGCCGGCAGAAGAGCTCTATCGGGCCGCACTGGAGGCTCTGGGTGCCGACCCCCGGCGTTCCGTCATGATCGGGGATACCTATGAAAAGGATATCCTGCCGGCCATAAACATGGGGCTGGCCACCATCTGGGTCCTGTCCCGCCCCGAGCGGGAGTACCCGGCCATGGCCCGGGTGTTATGGGGTGAATGGCCCCGGCCGGACATCATTGTGCGGAATACAAGTCGGATTGCCCGGGCCCTCGACGAACTTGAGCAAAAGAGGAGAGGTACTTATTCATGGAAATAACCAAAGTGGTACGCCATACACCCGAGGAACTTGTGGACAAACTGCGCCGGGTTACCATGCTCACCGACCCGGACTGTTACATATACCGGGACGTCTTCATCTCCCTGGAAAAAATCCACACGAATTTTCTGGCCCCGGCTCAATCCTACGTCCTCACCGGTGAACTGCAAAAGGTGCGGGAGCTGAGGTGGGAACTGGCCCGCCACGACTGTGACCTCTTCCACCTCGAAGGGTATGTTACCCTTTACCTGGCCGGTTACGATGAGCCGGTGGACCTCCTGCCGCCTGTCATCGAGGAATCGGTGGAGGCCGACGGATCGGTATTCAACATCATCTGCGACGGCATGCACCGGGTCTACCTGGCCCGCCTGGAATGGACCGTTCCCCAGGTGATCTTTATCCGGGGGGTGCCGAAGGACAAGCCCTATTACGCCTATCCCCTGCCCGGGGGCTGGTCCCAGGTGGTTTTGCGGGAGGACCTGCCGCCGGGATTCATTAAAAAATGGCACCGCATTGCCGGGTATAAATCCCTGTACCGCAACTTTAATTCCGCCTTTTACAATGTGGGTGGCCCCCGGGGGCACTTCCGCAAAGGATGATGGGGATGGAATTTACTCCCTTATATTTCAAGGATAAGCTGCATATAGTTAATCCGCGGGGATTTGTCGTTTAATTACCAGTCCAAGGAGACAAACTATGCTCAAGGTTCTAACTGTTTTCGGCACCCGGCCGGAGGCCATCAAGATGGCCCCCCTCATCAAGGAGCTACAGCGCCACTCGAACCGGGTCCTCTGCCGGGTGGCCGTTACCGCCCAGCACCGGGAGATGCTGGATCAGGTGCTGCATCTTTTTCGGATTACTCCCGACCACGATCTGGATATCATGAGGCCCGGCCAGAGCCTCTTCGACATCACCCGCCGGGCGCTGGACGGCCTGGAGCAGGTCATAGCACAGGAAAGGCCGGACCTGGTGCTGGTGCACGGCGATACTACCACCACCTTTGTGGCCGCTTTAGCCTCCTTTTACTTTCAAATACCGGTGGGCCACGTGGAGGCAGGCCTGCGCACGGGGGACAAATATTCCCCCTTTCCCGAGGAAATAAACCGCCACCTCACGGCGGTGGTGGCCGACCTGCACTTTGCCCCCACCGCCACCGCCCGGGATAACCTGCTGCGGGAAGGGGTGGCCCCGGAAAAGATCTTTGTCACGGGAAATACCGTCATCGACGCACTGCTGGCCACCGTGGACCCAGATTACCGGTTCAGCAATGCTGGACTGGCCGGTATAGATTACCGGCGCCGGCGGGTGCTGCTGGTGACCACCCACCGCCGGGAGAACCTGGGCGAACCCATGCGGGAGATTTACCTGGCTTTGCGGGATATCGTTGCCCTTTATCCCGATGTGGAGATAGTCTTTCCCGTGCACATGAACCCGGCGGTACGCGGGGTAGTGCAGGAAGTGCTGGGGGAGCTGCCCCGGGTGCACCTTATCGAGCCCCTTTCTTACCAGCCCTTCGTCAACTTGATGAACCGTTGCTACCTGGTGCTCACCGACTCGGGCGGGTTGCAGGAAGAGGCCCCGGCCCTGGGCAAGCCCGTACTGGTGCTACGCAACACCACCGAACGTCCCGAAGCCATACGGGCCGGTACCGTACGCCTGGTGGGTACAACCCGGGAGGCGGTTTACAACGAAACCAGGCGCCTGCTGGAAGACGCAGCCCACTACCGGCAAATGGCCGAAGCAGTAAACCCCTATGGGGACGGCCGGGCTTCCCGGCGCATCAGCCAGGCCATTCTGTACCACTTCGGCCTGAGTGACGAACCGCCGGAGCCTTTTGAGTAAATGCAGGACCATTTCTTATGAAAAAAGTCTTCCGGCGGTGAAGGAATAAACGACTTTATGTAGAACAATAACTTTGTGACGGGTGTAACGCAGCCGACATTTTTTCTGACAAAAAGTGACAGGTTGTCGCACCCGCACCAGGAAAGGTGACCTACCATGGGCGAGCGCCGGGTGGGAGGCCGTGTCCTGGCGGCCCTGGCCCTTACCACCACCATCGGCATGGAAATGGCCATCATGGTTACCGCCGGGTTTTACACCGGCCGGTGGCTGGATTACCAGTTACATACCGGGCCCTGGCTGATGACGGCGGGCATCCTGCTGGGGACTGCCGCCGGCATCTGGGGGGTAGTCCAGACCGTGTCACGTTTTTTCAAAGACTGGGGGTAAAGCCCTGTGCCTTCCTTATCACCCGTTCCCGAACTGGATAACCAGTTAAAGCGCACAACCCGCATCACCGGAGCGTTGCTCGTTTTGGTGTTGCTGGCCATTGCGGCCAACCCGGGGGACTCCCTGGCGTGGGGCCTTTTTCTCGGCCTGGCCACCGGGCTGTACAATACCGTCTCCCTGGCCCTGCGGATCAAGCGCCTGGGCTCGCTGGACAGGAGCGGTGCCCGGAGCTACATGCGCCAGGGCTTAATCATGCGCCTGGTGCTGGTGGCAGCCGTGGTTTTGCTGGCCAGCCGGGTGGCAAATGTAAATGTGTACTGGCTGGGGGCGGGCCTTTTGGCCGTCCCCTGTATTACCGCTGTGGACGCGGCTGTTCACGCGGCGCGCCTGAGCCGCTCTGAGGGGGGAGTGTTTTCCAGGATAGAAGAAAAAATTTAAAAAGAAGGAGGTGATAACTGGTGAAAAGCCTGGAACAAATCCACGAGGAATTAAACGTGTGGGGTTTCCCCCACCATCCATGGGAATTTACCCTGGGCAACACCCATATTGTCCTGAATCCCAAGACACTGGTGATGACCTGGATCGTCATGTTACTGGTGATCCTCTTCACCGTGTCGGCCACCCGCAACATGAATATGAAACGGCCGGGTAAACTCCAGTTGATGGTGGAGGAGATCTTCCAGTTTTTGCGGGGCCTGGTTTACGAAAATATGGACCCCAAGAAGGGCGCAGGCCTGATGTCCCTGATCTTTACACTCTTCA containing:
- the glyA gene encoding serine hydroxymethyltransferase gives rise to the protein MEMNRSLAAVDPEIARAIELELGRQRDTLELIASENAASRAVMEAQGSVLTNKYAEGYPGRRYYGGCQFVDIAEELAINRAKELFGAEHVNVQPHSGAQANMAVYFALLEPGDTILGMNLAHGGHLTHGSPLNMSGKYFRVAFYGVEKDTGLINYEKVFAAAFEHKPKIIVAGASAYPRAIDFYKFKEIAGEVGAYLMVDMAHIAGLVAAGEHMNPVPYADVVTTTTHKTLRGPRGGMILCRAKYAAAIDKAVFPGIQGGPLMHVIAAKAVALKEAQQPEFKEYQRQIVKNARALARALMDRGFELVSGGTDNHLMLVDLRNKGVTGREAETVLDSVGVTVNKNAIPYDPQPPAVASGIRIGTPAVTTRGLKEADMETVAEIIHLALSFRNDPDRLNRVREMVAGLCRRYPLY
- a CDS encoding deoxycytidylate deaminase, with translation MVKRPSFDEIYMEVVDVIARRSTCLRKKVGAVIVVDRRIISHGYNGVVSGAEHCIDTGQCLKDLAGREDYKPCVHAEQNAICLCAKRGLAVGGGTMYVNADICLTCAKLIVSCALSRVVVRRDYRGTDEGIEFLRRHGVQVELWEKP
- a CDS encoding HAD family hydrolase, producing the protein MSPTKQIARLLGLPPGQDRLVGDVIMCREFAGPREVCAALAEVTSLDRQQEEALTRLWVDQEKAAVEIPGAARAVMRARELGFAVGLVSDIWVPYYRAFLGACPDIAALVDYAALSFRVGRKKPAEELYRAALEALGADPRRSVMIGDTYEKDILPAINMGLATIWVLSRPEREYPAMARVLWGEWPRPDIIVRNTSRIARALDELEQKRRGTYSWK
- the wecB gene encoding non-hydrolyzing UDP-N-acetylglucosamine 2-epimerase, with the translated sequence MLKVLTVFGTRPEAIKMAPLIKELQRHSNRVLCRVAVTAQHREMLDQVLHLFRITPDHDLDIMRPGQSLFDITRRALDGLEQVIAQERPDLVLVHGDTTTTFVAALASFYFQIPVGHVEAGLRTGDKYSPFPEEINRHLTAVVADLHFAPTATARDNLLREGVAPEKIFVTGNTVIDALLATVDPDYRFSNAGLAGIDYRRRRVLLVTTHRRENLGEPMREIYLALRDIVALYPDVEIVFPVHMNPAVRGVVQEVLGELPRVHLIEPLSYQPFVNLMNRCYLVLTDSGGLQEEAPALGKPVLVLRNTTERPEAIRAGTVRLVGTTREAVYNETRRLLEDAAHYRQMAEAVNPYGDGRASRRISQAILYHFGLSDEPPEPFE
- a CDS encoding AtpZ/AtpI family protein, which gives rise to MGERRVGGRVLAALALTTTIGMEMAIMVTAGFYTGRWLDYQLHTGPWLMTAGILLGTAAGIWGVVQTVSRFFKDWG
- a CDS encoding ATP synthase subunit I, with product MPSLSPVPELDNQLKRTTRITGALLVLVLLAIAANPGDSLAWGLFLGLATGLYNTVSLALRIKRLGSLDRSGARSYMRQGLIMRLVLVAAVVLLASRVANVNVYWLGAGLLAVPCITAVDAAVHAARLSRSEGGVFSRIEEKI